In Cutaneotrichosporon cavernicola HIS019 DNA, chromosome: 1, one DNA window encodes the following:
- a CDS encoding uncharacterized protein (Uncharacterized conserved protein (DUF2183)): protein MPRPRIPPAIPPKPRHTGGKRTRALNAVSSVTHSSAFQSASGATAGLTSRARGILSTAASFAAGAATHAASSVTATSSGTEKPQTWGEWAREWRDGRKGPVKGQEVLNLLPGWAVKRPCKDGGEDAFDLHVSTTGFCSFIRDPSTATRTQRALMGIAKRFAALPTLPVESQMSQVINEALSDEPAPMDFPAADKPRSATRSGAASLETASKATDSPPPSRSNTSEVAFENPEFLSLAHKYLDSRLRPFWSSVLPFRRVALSMYTIPLTQKSDGPPPKPDAELLRQEPLMRTTFTTNGQGHFAHHFVIPWQRICTHPQSVPMAFADDPANDRTEWGLVIHAELLSEEGPDCLIQASYSEVPYEERVPRRVSSATSFFSSAEPPNQNDGDGEQEMGLMGLGIGRAAVTSDVVIGVSRPGGIRVISDLDDTVKHSDILSGPREVFRNVFCRRLEDIAVPGMSELYQTLTKEGMSSLHFVSNSPFELFPIVSEFFRLNHFPTYYSLKLKFYGGRSIITSLFEPAGQRKRPSILEILDEFDDSTFILIGDSGEQDLELYTAIAHERPTQVAAIFIRDVTSGRVDELRNLAGEPSKLDNDIKNMKLESPPSGTSTPSDPRPTKADIDGTMAELQELSASEQKLLRLAAKWEYRVQQAYELVPDNIPLVFFKEAEEIESLASGIVREAAKEAALPPSPTGKARAEHFHKQHSHTVRMDDRMCEEQVQGAGLGSGSASPVTTPSTLKRDSPSPGNRVQE, encoded by the exons ATGCCACGCCCTCGCATACCTCCAGCCATCCCACCAAAACCTAGACATAcg GGGGGTAAGAGGACGCGCGCTCTCAACGCCGTGTCGTCTGTGACCCATTCGTCCGCCTTCCAGTCGGCGTCCGGCGCCACTGCGGGCTTGACTTCCCGCGCACGAGGTATACTCTCGACCGCGGCGAGCTTCGCCGCCGGAGCAGCCACTCACGCAGCCAGCTCGGTCACCGCGACAAGTTCAGGAACAGAGAAACCGCAGACGTGgggcgagtgggcgcgCGAGTGGCGTGATGGTCGTAAAGGGCCGGTCAAAGGACAAGAAGTACTCAACCTTCTCCCTGGGTGGGCAGTCAAGCGCCCTTGCAAAGacggtggcgaggatg cgtTCGACCTGCACGTCTCGACCACGGGCTTCTGCTCGTTTATTCGGGACCCGTCGACTGCAACGCGGACACAGCGGGCGCTCATGGGTATCGCGAAGCGCTTTGCGGCCCTGCCAACACTTCCGGTTGAATCCCAAATGTCGCAAGTCATAAACGAGGCGTTATCGGATGAGCCGGCGCCCATGGACTTTCCGGCGGCCGATAAGCCGCGGTCAGCGACACGTTCAGGAGCCGCATCGCTGGAGACGGCGAGCAAGGCGACAGACTCTCCCCCGCCCTCTCGAAGCAACACGAGTGAGGTCGCATTTGAAAACCCCGAGTTCCTCTCGCTGGCCCACAAATACCTCGACTCGCGCCTGCGCCCGTTCTGGTCGAGTGTGCTTCCATTCCGCCGCGTGGCGTTGAGCATGTACACAATCCCCCTGACGCAGAAGAGCGATGggccgccgccaaagcCCGATGCCGAACTGCTCCGCCAGGAGCcgttgatgaggacgacatTTACCACTAATGGCCAGGGCCACTTTGCGCACCACTTTGTCATTCCGTGGCAGCGGATCTGTACCCACCCACAGTCGGTTCCGATGGCGTTTGCCGACGACCCAGCCAACGACCGCACGGAATGGGGGCTGGTCATccacgccgagctgctgaGCGAGGAGGGACCCGACTGCCTCATCCAGGCATCGTACTCGGAGGTGCCGTACGAGGAGCGCGTACCGCGGAGAGTGTCGAGCGCAAcgagcttcttctcgagcgccgagcCACCGAACCAGAATGACGGCGATGGTGAGCAGGAGATGGGGCTCATGGGACTCGGCATCGGACGCGCAGCCGTGACGTCGGACGTGGTCATTGGTGTATCGAGGCCAGGTGGCATCCGCGTCATCTCGGACCTCGACGATACCGTCAAGCACAGTGACATCCTGAGCGGGCCGCGCGAGGTGTTCCGCAACGTCTTCTGCCGGCGACTCGAGGACATTGCCGTGCCTGGCATGAGCGAGCTGTACCAAACTCTGACGAAGGAGGGGATGAGCAGCCTGCACTTTGTGTCCAACTCGCCATTCGAGCTTTTCCCCATAGTATCCGAGTTCTTCCGGCTGAACCACTTCCCAACGTATTATAGCCTGAAACTCAAGTTCTACGGTGGGCGCTCGATCATTACCTCGCTATTTGAGCCAGCAGGCCAGCGTAAGCGCCCCTCCATCCTGGAGATCCTGGACGAGTTCGACGACAGTACGTTCATTCTGATCGGTGATTCTGGCGAGCAAGACCTCGAGCTGTACACGGCGATTGCTCATGAGCGGCCGACTCAGGTCGCTGCCATCTTCATACGCGACGTCACCTCTGGCCGCGTGGACGAGCTGCGGAATCTCGCAGGCGAGCCTAgcaagctcgacaacgacaTCAAGAACATGAAGCTCGAGTCGCCGCCCTCTGGCACCAGCACTCCCAGCGATCCCCGTCCAACCAAAGCGGACATTGACGGCACCATGGCAGAGCTGCAGGAGCTCAGCGCGAGCGAGCAAAAACTCCTTCGCCTGGCGGCGAAGTGGGAGTACCGCGTTCAGCAGGCGTATGAGCTGGTGCCGGACAACATTCCTCTGGTATTCTtcaaggaggctgaggagattgagagcCTAGCCTCGGGCATCGtccgcgaggcggccaaggaggcggcgctgccTCCATCCCCAACCGGCAAGGCGCGTGCTGAGCACTTCCACAAGCAGCATTCGCACACGGTGCGGATGGACGACAGGATGTGCGAGGAGCAGGTACAGGGTGCAGGGTTGGGGTCGGGCTCGGCATCGCCTGTaacgacgccgtcgacacTGAAACGCGATTCCCCGTCACCCGGGAATCGCGTCCAGGAGTAG
- a CDS encoding uncharacterized protein (RNA recognition motif. (a.k.a. RRM, RBD, or RNP domain)) gives MNRTVLYVTGFSPNLRARDLAHEFERFGRLVRCDIPALKSPSATPFAFVEFRREDDAEDAYYDMHGRMVDGRRLTVQWAKRPPSAAWRHEDFRREREWGGRGGGGGGGGGGGGGGGGGGRDRDRRSPLRRRSPSPRRRSPSPRRRSPSPRRRSSSPRRDRDYDRDERDRDYDRREGRGREDRGERDENDRSPSREDDRRDDDRRRSPSPEREREREAADEDSRPAEEDRRED, from the exons ATG AACAGGAC CGTTCTCTACGTCACGGGCTTCTCGCCCAATCTTAGAGCTCGCGATCTCGCGCACGAGTTTGAGCGCTTCGGCCGCCTCGTGCGCTGCGACATTCCCGCCCTCAAGTCTCCTTCGGCGACTC CCTTTGCCTTTGTCGAGTTCCGGCGTGAGGATGACGCCGAAGACGCCTACTATGACAT GCACGGGCGTATGGTTGATGGCCGTCGCCTGACTGTTCAGTGGGCCAAGCGTCCTCCCAGCGCGGCGTGGCGTCACGAGGA CTTCCGCCGTGAGCGTGAGTGGGGTggccgtggtggtggtggtggcggtggtggtggtggtggtggtggtggtggcggcggcggccgcgaccGTGACCGCCGTTCGCCTCTTCGGCGCCgttcgccctcgccgcgtcgtcgttcgccctcgccgcgtcgtcgttcgccctcgccgcgtcgtcgttcgTCCTCACCTCGCCGCGACCGTGACTacgaccgcgacgagcgtgaCCGCGACTACGACCGTCGTGAGGGCCGTGGCCGTGAGGACcgtggcgagcgcgatgagAACGaccgctcgccctcgcgtGAGGATGACCGCCGTGATGacgaccgccgccgctcgccctcgccggagcgtgagcgcgagcgcgaggctgcAGACGAGGACTCGCGgcccgccgaggaggaccgtCGCGAGGACTAG
- a CDS encoding uncharacterized protein (STE like transcription factor) produces MLGGPTEVEVYHAPYKEGPGMEEAILYPLPPPSDAVPRRLTDAETARVDLLCRLLFFLATAPTKWSSLPQSHLPDLSKFRLPNGEDVACVLWNGLYHITGTDIVRALLFRFEAFGRPVKHTKKWEEGVFSDLRNLKPGVDACLEEPKSAFLDFLFRNGCIRTQKKVFYWFSVPHDRLFLDALERDLKREKAGQEPTSVVVGEPARSFKYDPRRGLYEQFMGSNRGMEAAILGQVYPLQARIPAGMVPPNVGVEGSRQGSIDPSLGYDGRMMEHPSDQGFWPGRVGQLDSAGRPIPTDFVPPPPDQYTAGPGGLPQFTVTMFEGSSSYKRKRPRSPKRSSPSKSVQPEGEDEKREASLAPGEKEPARKVARANSSSSTAADSTGNSGTGGSKTPANGGATDEKTFVCVFDFCRRPFKRLEHLKRHIRTHTQERPFSCKLCNRAFSRQDNLLQHLRLHRKDDPPRANDVAEDRLSAPPYVGRRWPTQSPVPTEDMIARVPVAPNAYPVTNFNVSYRSTTVPPDWLSMPPPPPTWSNAPVPVSVGHSFSPAPTPMRFRSATPQMQASGYSYGSMAPPPAPGMMAAPMTMQYPQGGYEQATDPTYGTSFVQGWPEQVNGVTDEGNDSYDKSYEAVDVSDQNGWQASAQ; encoded by the exons ATGCTTGGCGGTCCCACAGAGGTCGAAGTCTACCATGCGCCTTACAAAGA AGGGCCAGGAATGGAGGAAGCGATCCTCTACCCActcccacctccttctGACGCTGTCCCACGCCGCCTGACCGACGCAGAGACTGCCCGCGTCGACCTTCTTTGTCGCCTCCTCTTT TTCCTGGCTACAGCTCCCACCAAGTGGTCGTCACTCCCCCAGAGC CACCTTCCGGATCTCTCCAAGTTCCGCCTTCCCAATGGAGAGGATGTGGCGTGCGTCCTTTGGAATGGGCTGTACCATATTACTGGCACTGACATTG TCCGCGCCCTCTTATTCCGCTTTGAAGCGTTTGGGCGCCCTGTGAAGCACACAAAGAAGTGGGAAGAAGGCGTCTTCTCCGACCTCCGCAACCTCAAACCCGGCGTCGATGCCTGTCTCGAAGAGCCAAA GTCAGCCTTCCTCGACTTCCTGTTTCGCAATGGATGTATCCGCACGCAGAAAAAG GTCTTTTACTGGTTCTCAGTGCCTCACGACCGCCTCTTTTTGGACGCGCTGGAACGCGATCTGAAGCGTGAGAAGGCTGGCCAAGAACCCACTTCTGTCGTCGTTGGAGAACCAGCCCGCAGTTTCAA GTATGACCCTCGCCGGGGCCTCTACGAGCAGTTCATGGGAAGCAACAGGGGCATGGAGGCGGCGATTTTG GGCCAGGTCTACCCGCTCCAGGCACGCATCCCTGCTGGTATGGTACCGCCAAATGTTGGTGTGGAAGGCTCCAGACAGGGGAGCATCGATCCCAGTCTGGGGTATGATGGTCGGATGATGGAGCACCCAAGCGACCAAGGCTTCTGGCCTGGACGAGTCGGGCAGCTCGATTCGGCCGGCcgccccatccccaccGACTTTGTCCCACCACCTCCTGACCAGTACACGGCTGGGCCAGGAGGATTGCCGCAGTTCACGGTGACCATGTTTGAAGGGAGCTCGTCGTACAAGCGCAAGCGACCCCGATCGCCCAAGCGCTCATCGCCTTCCAAATCCGTACAGccagagggcgaggacgagaaaCGTGAGGCGAGCCTTGCGCCCGGAGAGAAGGAGCCCGCCCGTAAGGTCGCTCGGGCcaactcctcctcgtcgacggcggccgaCAGCACTGGGAACAGCGGTACAGGAGGCAGCAAGACGCCCGCGAACGGTGGTGCGACGGATGAGAAGACGTTTGTGTGCGTGTTTGACTTTTGCCGTCGGCCCttcaagcgcctcgagcacctGAAACGCCACATCCGCACACATACGCAGGAACGCCCATTCTCGTGCAAGCTCTGCAACCGTGCGTTCAGCCGTCAGGACAACCTCCTGCAGCATCTGCGTCTGCATCGAAAGGACGACCCACCGCGTGCCAATGACGTCGCTGAGGACCGCctgagcgcgccgccgtacGTGGGGCGCCGCTGGCCGACACAGTCACCTGTCCCAACAGAGGATATGATCGCGCGCGTCCCCGTTGC gccCAACGCGTACCCCGTGACCAACTTCAACGTGTCGTATCGCTCGACCACCGTGCCACCAGACTGGCTCTCGatgccgcctccgcctccaacATGGTCGAATGCCCCTGTTCCGGTGTCTGTCGGGCACTCATtctcgccggcgccgacgccaatGCGCTTCCGCTCAGCGACTCCACAGATGCAGGCCAGCGGCTACTCATACGGGTCGATGGCGCCACCACCCGCACCCGGGATGATGGCCGCGCCCATGACTATGCAGTACCCACAAGGGGGGTACGAGCAGGCGACTGACCCCACGTACGGGACAAGCTTTGTGCAGGGGTGGCCCGAGCAGGTGAATGGCGTCACGGACGAGGGCAACGACAGCTACGACAAGAGCTacgaggccgtcgacgtGTCCGACCAGAACGGGTGGCAGGCTTCGGCGCAGTGA